In a single window of the Deltaproteobacteria bacterium genome:
- a CDS encoding YggT family protein, whose amino-acid sequence MFVIGNFLQALARIIDLVLTLYMWIIVIRALISWVNPDPYNQIVQFLYRITEPVLYYVRYYIRRIFPPLGGMGIDISPVIVILVIIFLQNFLVRTLMQLSVTLQ is encoded by the coding sequence ATGTTTGTCATAGGAAACTTTCTGCAGGCCCTTGCACGGATCATCGACCTCGTTCTGACCCTCTACATGTGGATCATCGTCATCAGGGCCTTGATATCGTGGGTGAATCCCGATCCCTATAACCAGATCGTTCAGTTTCTCTATCGTATCACGGAACCTGTCCTCTACTACGTCCGGTATTATATCCGCAGGATATTCCCACCGCTCGGCGGTATGGGGATCGACATATCTCCCGTAATTGTCATTCTCGTAATAATATTCCTCCAGAACTTCCTGGTGCGGACGTTGATGCAACTGTCCGTCACGCTCCAGTGA
- a CDS encoding YggU family protein produces MCRETDKGVVISVRVVPRSSRTECAGMQGDALKLKITAPPVEGKANEECIRFLSEILGVRKSDIAILSGHRSKNKQIIVSGATRADIEAALFRG; encoded by the coding sequence ATGTGCAGGGAAACGGACAAGGGTGTCGTTATCAGTGTACGCGTCGTGCCCCGGTCGTCGCGGACGGAATGCGCCGGCATGCAGGGTGACGCGCTGAAGCTGAAGATCACGGCACCGCCCGTCGAGGGAAAGGCGAACGAAGAATGCATCCGTTTCCTGTCGGAAATTCTCGGGGTACGGAAATCTGATATCGCCATCCTTTCAGGCCACCGGTCGAAGAACAAACAGATCATCGTGTCGGGAGCGACCAGGGCGGATATTGAAGCCGCACTTTTCCGAGGATAA